One window from the genome of Penaeus monodon isolate SGIC_2016 chromosome 4, NSTDA_Pmon_1, whole genome shotgun sequence encodes:
- the LOC119571824 gene encoding facilitated trehalose transporter Tret1-2 homolog translates to MLKWLRRGPPAAQGDAEGFVMSERPADASLPQEEETTPNGRQRHEEEAAPRRGTFSEDDRHTSPDAAHQVLAALTSAFVHLGIGSVLGFSGVTLPELTDPVSPDLFLNTSQAALFSSVVNLGAAVGSTAAGAPQVWLGQRVMLLLTLPVSLAAWLLMAAAPKAWMVIAARALQGLTMGFLAGSSNNYVVELAHTKFRGLLMAMLDLSRQLGYLLVYATGSTSLSWRQVARVCGVVTHLLPLLGLLCLPNSPRWLAAQGRLGEARVALKFFRGRHYNCDQEMADIAQAREEGRCSPRSQLQEMKNPEILCRIVLLALLLFISNFTGNFVVSAYVVPIFEAAEVVASPYAAAVIIGCVRVVGTLLYLAVVDRADRKVLLVSSTLVCAASMALLGSFFYDHENSDDVSHQRWLPLASLAAFTLAASTAFPVLSLFRSEILPTSVRATAVAFLYSVFFIGAFSASQSYPGATLVLGHHGTFWTYSAFAVLVAAVGGLALPETRGQSLEQISGFQNQRLRNHANGDASC, encoded by the exons ATGCTCAAATGGCTGAGGCGAGGCCCACCAGCCGCGCAGGGGGACGCTGAGGGCTTCGTCATGAGCGAGCGGCCCGCCGACGCCTCACTCCCGCAGGAGGAGGAGACAACGCCCAACGGAAGGCAGCGTCACGAGGAGGAGGCTGCCCCACGGAGGGGGACCTTCAGCGAGGACGACCGTCATACAAGCCCGGATGCTGCGCACCAG GTGCTGGCGGCGCTGACGTCTGCCTTCGTCCACCTGGGGATCGGCAGCGTCCTGGGCTTCTCCGGCGTGACCTTGCCCGAGCTGACTGACCCGGTCTCTCCCGACCTGTTCCTGAACACCTCCCAGGCTGCCCTCTTTA GCAGCGTGGTCAACCTGGGCGCGGCGGTCGGCTCGACGGCCGCGGGGGCGCCGCAGGTGTGGCTGGGCCAGAGGGTGATGCTGCTCCTGACGCTGCCGGTGTCCCTGGCGGCCTGGCTGCTCATGGCTGCTGCGCCCAAGGCCTGGATGGTGATTGCTGCTCGAGCCCTGCAAGGCCTCACGATGGGCTTCCTGGCCGGGTCCTCCAACAACTACGTCGTAGAATTGGCCCACACGAAGTTCCGAGGTCTTCTGATGGCGATGCTCGACCTGTCACGCCAGCTCGGCTACCTGCTTGTGTATGCCACGGGCAGCACCTCCCTCAGCTGGCGGCAGGTGGCGCGCGTGTGCGGCGTAGTGACGCACCTGCTGCCCCTGCTCGGCCTCCTCTGCCTTCCGAACTCCCCGCGCTGGCTGGCCGCGCAGGGGCGGCTCGGCGAGGCGCGGGTTGCCCTCAAGTTCTTCCGCGGGCGGCACTACAATTGCGACCAAGAAATGGCGGACATCGCCCAGGCAAGAGAGGAAGGGCGGTGCAGCCCGAGAAGTCAGCTGCAGGAGATGAAGAATCCTGAAATCCTCTGCAGGATTGTGCTGCTCGCCCTCCTGCTTTTCATCTCCAACTTCACCGGGAACTTCGTCGTTAGCGCTTACGTGGTTCCGATCTTCGAGGCAGCGGAGGTGGTGGCCAGCCCCTACGCGGCCGCCGTCATCATCGGCTGCGTGCGAGTCGTCGGGACGCTGCTCTACCTGGCCGTGGTGGACCGCGCTGACCGCAAGGTCCTGCTGGTGTCGTCGACGCTCGTCTGCGCAGCGTCCATGGCTCTCCTCGGCTCCTTCTTTTATGACCACGAGAACTCCGACGACGTGAGTCACCAGCGGTGGCTCCCCTTGGCCTCCCTCGCCGCCTTCACGCTCGCGGCCAGCACCGCCTTCCCTGTCCTGAGCCTCTTCCGCAGCGAAATTCTGCCTACCTCCGTCCGGGCAACGGCAGTCGCCTTCCTGTACTCCGTGTTCTTCATAGGCGCCTTTTCCGCCTCCCAGTCCTACCCCGGCGCCACCTTGGTCCTCGGCCACCATGGAACCTTCTGGACGTACAGCGCCTTCGCCGTCCTCGTGGCGGCTGTGGGCGGGCTCGCCCTCCCGGAGACACGAGGCCAAAGTCTCGAGCAGATCAGTGGCTTTCAGAACCAACGACTGCGAAACCATGCGAACGGCGACGCCTCCTGCTGA
- the LOC119571847 gene encoding oleosin-B6-like isoform X2 → MEMRIACVSLQLLTVLVVLTQGGAAASTAAETTLLRWKRQAIHCQPGDAVCALCSASCDTVEASRLPECCEAYGACCDQYFKACKQCSNIVNEDKFFPEYCCASFTDCCDLITTFTTEVKAPTSRKTKGKAKADLPVPITPAPKPEVFPGISEYPGEEARPGASLIPAAPVAPVAAVAPEAPVAPGAPAAPSAPFATDSAPAPPAREQPERGRGAGSSGGAAGGRGAARGRQPQRSQAQGPSANNRRGRVTSRGRVL, encoded by the exons ATGGAGATGAGGATCGCATGTGTTTCGCTGCAGCTGCTGACGGTGCTGGTAGTGCTGACCCAGGGCGGCGCAGCGGCCTCCACCGCAGCCGAGACGACCTTGCTCCGCTGGAAGCGCCAGGCCATCCACTGCCAGCCGGGAGACGCGGTCTGCGCGCTCTGCTCGGCCTCCTGTGACACCGTGGAGGCGTCCCGGCTGCCCGAGTGCTGCGAGGCCTACGGCGCCTGCTGCGACCAGTACTTCAAGGCGTGCAAG CAATGCTCCAACATTGTAAACGAAGACAAGTTTTTCCCCGAGTACTGCTGCGCTTCCTTCACCGACTGCTGCGACCTCATAACCACTTTCACCACGGAGGTCAAG GCCCCGACCTCGCGCAAAACCAAGGGCAAGGCCAAGGCGGACTTGCCCGTGCCCATCACTCCGGCTCCTAAGCCCGAGGTCTTCCCAGGGATCAGCGAGTACCCAGGCGAGGAAGCCCGGCCCGGGGCTTCCCTTATTCCTGCAGCGCCTGTTGCCCCAGTCGCTGCTGTTGCCCCAGAGGCACCTGTTGCCCCAGGGGCGCCTGCAGCCCCCAGTGCACCATTCGCCACCGACTCAGCTCCCGCGCCTCCTGCGAGAGAGCAGCCTGAGCGCGGCCGAG GTGCTGGCAGCAGTGGAGGTGCCGCAGGCGGCCGAGGCGCCGCCCGGGGGAGGCAGCCCCAGCGCAGCCAGGCGCAG GGACCGTCGGCCAACAACAGGAGAGGGCGCGTCACGTCCAGGGGCCGCGTGCTGTAA
- the LOC119571847 gene encoding oleosin-B6-like isoform X1, whose protein sequence is MEMRIACVSLQLLTVLVVLTQGGAAASTAAETTLLRWKRQAIHCQPGDAVCALCSASCDTVEASRLPECCEAYGACCDQYFKACKQCSNIVNEDKFFPEYCCASFTDCCDLITTFTTEVKAPTSRKTKGKAKADLPVPITPAPKPEVFPGISEYPGEEARPGASLIPAAPVAPVAAVAPEAPVAPGAPAAPSAPFATDSAPAPPAREQPERGRGAGSSGGAAGGRGAGSSGGAAGGRGAARGRQPQRSQAQGPSANNRRGRVTSRGRVL, encoded by the exons ATGGAGATGAGGATCGCATGTGTTTCGCTGCAGCTGCTGACGGTGCTGGTAGTGCTGACCCAGGGCGGCGCAGCGGCCTCCACCGCAGCCGAGACGACCTTGCTCCGCTGGAAGCGCCAGGCCATCCACTGCCAGCCGGGAGACGCGGTCTGCGCGCTCTGCTCGGCCTCCTGTGACACCGTGGAGGCGTCCCGGCTGCCCGAGTGCTGCGAGGCCTACGGCGCCTGCTGCGACCAGTACTTCAAGGCGTGCAAG CAATGCTCCAACATTGTAAACGAAGACAAGTTTTTCCCCGAGTACTGCTGCGCTTCCTTCACCGACTGCTGCGACCTCATAACCACTTTCACCACGGAGGTCAAG GCCCCGACCTCGCGCAAAACCAAGGGCAAGGCCAAGGCGGACTTGCCCGTGCCCATCACTCCGGCTCCTAAGCCCGAGGTCTTCCCAGGGATCAGCGAGTACCCAGGCGAGGAAGCCCGGCCCGGGGCTTCCCTTATTCCTGCAGCGCCTGTTGCCCCAGTCGCTGCTGTTGCCCCAGAGGCACCTGTTGCCCCAGGGGCGCCTGCAGCCCCCAGTGCACCATTCGCCACCGACTCAGCTCCCGCGCCTCCTGCGAGAGAGCAGCCTGAGCGCGGCCGAGGTGCTGGCAGCAGTGGAGGTGCCGCAGGCGGCCGAGGTGCTGGCAGCAGTGGAGGTGCCGCAGGCGGCCGAGGCGCCGCCCGGGGGAGGCAGCCCCAGCGCAGCCAGGCGCAG GGACCGTCGGCCAACAACAGGAGAGGGCGCGTCACGTCCAGGGGCCGCGTGCTGTAA